From bacterium, the proteins below share one genomic window:
- a CDS encoding glycosyltransferase family 4 protein, with protein sequence MDRQNRARPLEVAVIGTYPPRQCGIATFTGDLCDALGAGCPEVTCFAVAVNDTATGCAYPPRVRFEIEEGDFTSYRRAAEFLNINNVDVVCVQHEYGIFGGPAGSHLLAMLRDLRMPIVTTLHTILREPDPLQRRVLEELVQCSDRLVVMNQRAADFLRELYGAPEAKIDTIPHGIPDVPFVDPNLYKGRFGLEGRQVLLTFGLLSPNRGIEYALEALPAILARYPNVVYIILGATHPHVRRREGESYRLSLERLTQARGVGQHVIFDNRFVSLERLVQVIGAADIYITPYLNPAQIASGTLSYAVGAGKAVVSTPYWHAEELLADGRGVLVPFRNPQAIAQRVIELLDNEAERHAMRKRAYLYGREMIWPVIARKYVESFERARQDRMRRPRPAFAVKPLRERPVELPAVELPALKPDHLHRLTDDVGIMQHAVFTVPNYDEGYTTDDNARALIAAVLLEEAGDVAIDEAHDLASRYLAFLWHAFDGPSGRFRNFLPFDRRWLERAGSEDSHARALWALGVVVDRSIHAGLRGPAGRLFDQALPTVLDFTSPRAWAFALFGIQEYLRRFSGDRAARQAREVLAGRLLDAYRRTASPDWPWFEEIVAYCNASLPHALLECGRWMGRSDMIEAGLTSLEWLASVQRSRKGHFAPIGSNGFYRRGGERARFDQQPVEAQTMVSACLAASGITGEARWQEEARRAFEWFLGRNDLGLLLYDPSSGGCRDGLHPDRANENQGAESTLAFLLALLEMRLAEHVMRPADAIVPEVPAAPVLSQPVVVHP encoded by the coding sequence ATGGACCGCCAGAACCGCGCGCGGCCACTCGAGGTGGCTGTGATCGGAACCTACCCGCCCCGGCAGTGCGGGATCGCCACCTTTACCGGCGATCTCTGTGACGCCCTGGGCGCCGGGTGCCCTGAGGTGACGTGCTTTGCCGTCGCGGTGAACGACACTGCCACGGGTTGCGCGTATCCTCCCCGCGTGCGCTTCGAAATCGAAGAAGGGGACTTCACCTCCTACCGGCGCGCGGCGGAATTCCTAAACATCAATAACGTCGACGTGGTCTGCGTGCAGCACGAGTACGGCATCTTCGGCGGGCCCGCCGGCAGCCATCTCCTGGCGATGCTGCGCGACCTCCGCATGCCGATAGTCACCACGCTGCACACGATTTTGCGTGAGCCCGACCCCCTGCAGCGCCGGGTCCTGGAGGAGCTGGTTCAGTGCTCGGACCGGCTGGTGGTCATGAACCAGCGCGCCGCCGACTTTCTCCGGGAGCTGTATGGTGCGCCCGAAGCGAAGATCGACACCATACCCCACGGCATTCCCGACGTGCCGTTTGTCGATCCCAACCTCTACAAGGGCCGGTTTGGGCTGGAAGGCCGGCAGGTCTTGCTGACCTTCGGGTTGCTATCTCCCAACAGAGGAATCGAATACGCGCTCGAAGCGCTCCCGGCCATCCTGGCGCGCTACCCCAATGTGGTCTACATCATACTGGGCGCCACTCATCCACACGTGCGGCGCCGGGAAGGCGAATCGTACCGGCTGTCCCTGGAACGGCTGACCCAGGCGCGCGGGGTGGGCCAGCACGTCATCTTTGACAACCGGTTCGTCAGCCTCGAGAGACTCGTGCAGGTCATCGGGGCCGCGGACATCTACATCACACCGTATCTCAACCCGGCGCAGATCGCCTCGGGCACGCTGAGCTACGCGGTTGGCGCGGGGAAAGCCGTCGTCTCGACGCCATACTGGCATGCCGAGGAACTCCTGGCGGACGGGCGCGGGGTGCTGGTGCCCTTCCGGAATCCCCAGGCCATCGCCCAGCGGGTCATCGAACTGCTCGACAACGAGGCCGAGCGGCACGCCATGCGCAAGCGCGCGTACCTCTATGGCCGCGAGATGATCTGGCCGGTCATCGCGCGGAAGTACGTGGAGAGTTTCGAGCGGGCACGCCAGGATCGGATGCGCCGGCCGCGGCCGGCGTTCGCGGTCAAGCCTCTGCGGGAGCGGCCCGTCGAGCTGCCGGCTGTCGAGCTGCCGGCCCTCAAGCCCGACCACCTGCATCGTCTGACTGACGATGTGGGGATCATGCAGCACGCCGTCTTCACGGTGCCAAACTACGACGAAGGGTATACCACCGACGACAACGCCCGGGCCCTCATCGCGGCCGTCTTGCTGGAAGAGGCGGGGGATGTGGCCATCGACGAGGCCCATGATCTGGCGTCGCGCTACCTGGCCTTTCTTTGGCATGCCTTCGATGGCCCGTCGGGCCGGTTCCGGAACTTCCTTCCATTTGATCGCCGGTGGCTGGAGCGGGCGGGTTCGGAGGACAGCCACGCCCGCGCCCTGTGGGCCCTCGGGGTGGTCGTGGACCGGTCCATACATGCGGGCCTCCGGGGGCCTGCCGGCAGGCTGTTTGACCAGGCGCTCCCGACGGTGCTGGACTTCACCAGCCCGCGGGCCTGGGCATTCGCCCTCTTCGGCATCCAGGAGTACCTCAGGCGGTTCTCCGGGGACCGGGCGGCCCGGCAGGCGCGCGAGGTGCTGGCCGGCCGGCTCCTGGACGCCTACCGGCGGACGGCCTCCCCGGACTGGCCCTGGTTCGAGGAGATCGTGGCCTACTGCAACGCCAGCCTGCCGCATGCCCTGCTGGAGTGCGGCCGGTGGATGGGGCGGTCCGATATGATCGAGGCCGGCCTGACCTCCCTGGAGTGGCTGGCGAGCGTCCAGCGATCGCGCAAGGGGCACTTCGCGCCCATCGGCTCCAATGGATTCTATCGCCGGGGCGGGGAGCGCGCCCGCTTCGATCAGCAGCCTGTCGAAGCGCAGACCATGGTCTCGGCGTGCCTGGCGGCCTCGGGGATCACCGGCGAGGCCCGCTGGCAAGAAGAAGCCCGGCGGGCCTTTGAGTGGTTCCTGGGACGGAACGATCTCGGCCTGCTGCTGTACGACCCATCGTCCGGCGGCTGCCGCGACGGGCTGCACCCCGATCGCGCCAACGAGAACCAGGGCGCCGAGTCCACCCTCGCTTTCCT
- a CDS encoding 4-hydroxyphenylacetate 3-hydroxylase N-terminal domain-containing protein, translated as MRTKQDFINALSKMKRNVYYDGNLIDRTDELQMDCIHTIGTTYDEAARPENEGLMTATSHLTGEKINRFTHIHQNKEDLHKKQDMTRMLCQKVGGCVQRCMGIDGANAIYNVSYEADKANKGATQYHENFKKWLVRFQKEDMIAACAQTDVKGDRMLRPADQPNPGSYVYIKERTKDGIIVEGCKVHISEASVSDEILVLPTRALRPEDKDYAVAFAVPADCDGMKQVATIHNYRRREHYKRGFTPGLTDSYLIFEDCFVPWERVFLAGEHEHGGILALLFALFHRHSYSGCKPAIGDVLLGAAALAAECNNIHKEPHVREKLAEIIMTTELGYAAGYTASDLGKPEVYIPGAGFMPYGPGSFIPHSIYCNVGRCLTGEEVWREAEILCDLAGGVVATFPHEKDFVNPATGEALLKYTKRSARMSAEDQAQFWRFLGDTMCSATGGIIHIGNYHGGGSPIMEQIAITTQYDIESRKKLVRYIAGMSGGDREALAKKIGR; from the coding sequence TGAAGGCCTGATGACCGCCACCTCTCACCTCACGGGAGAGAAGATCAACCGCTTCACGCACATTCATCAGAACAAGGAAGATCTACACAAAAAGCAGGACATGACCCGCATGCTGTGCCAGAAAGTCGGCGGCTGTGTCCAGCGCTGCATGGGCATCGATGGCGCCAACGCCATCTACAATGTGTCCTATGAGGCGGACAAGGCCAACAAAGGCGCTACCCAGTATCACGAAAACTTCAAGAAGTGGCTCGTCCGTTTCCAGAAGGAAGACATGATCGCGGCCTGCGCACAGACCGATGTGAAGGGCGACCGGATGCTGCGGCCGGCCGACCAGCCCAACCCCGGCTCCTACGTGTATATCAAGGAGAGAACCAAGGACGGCATTATCGTCGAGGGCTGCAAGGTCCACATTTCGGAAGCCTCCGTCTCCGACGAGATTCTCGTTCTACCCACACGGGCGCTTCGTCCCGAGGACAAGGATTACGCTGTGGCATTTGCCGTGCCCGCGGACTGTGACGGCATGAAACAAGTGGCGACCATTCATAACTACCGTCGGCGCGAACATTACAAACGCGGTTTCACCCCGGGGCTCACCGACTCCTACCTGATCTTCGAAGACTGCTTCGTGCCCTGGGAGAGAGTCTTCCTGGCGGGCGAGCACGAGCACGGCGGCATCCTGGCGCTCTTGTTTGCCTTGTTCCATCGCCATTCCTATTCCGGCTGCAAGCCCGCCATCGGCGACGTGCTGCTGGGCGCGGCGGCGCTGGCGGCAGAATGCAACAACATCCACAAGGAACCGCATGTCCGCGAGAAACTCGCCGAGATCATCATGACGACCGAACTGGGTTACGCCGCCGGTTACACGGCATCCGATCTGGGCAAACCCGAAGTCTACATTCCCGGCGCTGGCTTCATGCCCTACGGCCCCGGTTCTTTCATCCCGCACTCCATCTACTGCAACGTCGGCCGTTGTCTTACCGGCGAAGAGGTCTGGCGTGAAGCGGAAATTCTCTGCGATCTGGCCGGCGGTGTCGTCGCGACCTTCCCGCATGAGAAGGATTTCGTCAATCCGGCGACCGGCGAAGCGCTTCTGAAATACACCAAGCGCAGTGCCAGAATGTCCGCCGAGGATCAGGCGCAGTTCTGGAGATTCCTGGGCGACACGATGTGCTCCGCCACCGGCGGGATCATCCACATCGGCAACTACCACGGCGGCGGCTCGCCCATCATGGAGCAGATTGCCATCACCACTCAGTACGACATCGAGTCCCGCAAGAAACTGGTCAGATACATCGCCGGCATGAGCGGAGGGGATCGCGAAGCGCTGGCTAAGAAGATCGGTAGATAA
- a CDS encoding helix-turn-helix domain-containing protein, which produces MAKPSRPHENRWSARKKADAVVRLLRGESLDELSRELRVEAHRLQAWRDEFVAGGLDGLKGKPLAPEDRRLREAERTLGELTMENEVLRAVA; this is translated from the coding sequence GTGGCAAAGCCAAGTCGTCCGCACGAGAATCGGTGGTCTGCCCGGAAGAAGGCCGATGCGGTCGTCCGCCTGCTGCGCGGGGAGAGTCTGGATGAGCTCAGCCGCGAGTTGCGCGTGGAAGCCCACCGGCTGCAGGCCTGGCGCGATGAGTTTGTGGCTGGCGGCCTCGATGGGTTGAAGGGCAAGCCCCTGGCGCCGGAGGACCGCCGGCTGAGGGAGGCCGAGCGCACGCTCGGCGAGCTGACGATGGAGAACGAGGTGCTCCGGGCGGTGGCCTGA